In Sphaeramia orbicularis chromosome 15, fSphaOr1.1, whole genome shotgun sequence, a single genomic region encodes these proteins:
- the LOC115434188 gene encoding CSC1-like protein 2 isoform X4, whose amino-acid sequence MLQALILIMAFSAAQGCSNSESCPTTLPPPTNGSKDYCYTARIRSTVLQGLPFGGVPTVLALDFMCFLGLLFVFSFLRKVAWDYGRLALVTDADSVASAMTSETPERYERLTSVSSSVDIEQRDTGFCSWLTAIFRIKDEEIREKCGEDAVHYLSFQRHIIGLLVVVGVLSVGIILPVNFSGNLLENNAYSFGRTTIANLDADNTLLWLHTTFAFLYLLLTVYSMRRHTSKMHYKEDDLVKRTLFVNGVSKYAEEWDIKQHFEQAYENCVVLEARICYNVARLMYLNSERKKTERSKKFFIDLQTKEHVTTMVNPKPCGHLCCCIIKGCEQEEAVSYYTKLEAKLKEEYKKERDKVNSKPLGMAFVTFQNESITALILKDFNACKCQGCQCRREPKSSNFSTKLHTHNWTVSYAPHPQNVYWEHLSVGGFSWWIRCLIINCVLFLLLFFLTTPAIIISTMDKFNVTKPVEYLNNPIITQFFPTLLLWSFSALLPTIVYYSAFFEAHWTRSGENRTTMHKCYTFLIFMVLLLPSLGLSSLDVFFRWLFDKRFLADAKVRFECVFLPDNGAFFVNYVIASAFIGNAMDLLRIPGLLMYMIRLCLARSAAERRNVKRHQAYEFQFGAAYAWMMCVFTVVMTYSITCPIIVPFGLMYMLLKHLADRYNMYYAYLPSKLDKKIHSGAVNQVVAAPILCLFWLLFFSTVRSGFSAATSMFTFVVLIITIIICLSHVCFGHFKYLSAHNYKIDTQEVDGSDERPTSAAATTKAAQMYIAQVLQDPNSEENGSGSGEDDGQGSSQDEEIINVENGLNEDFQSGEDSLIDNEVRH is encoded by the exons ATGTTACAAGCTTTGATATTAATAATGGCGTTCTCGGCGGCGCAAGGATGCTCCAATTCGGAGAGTTGTCCGACAACGCTGCCTCCGCCAACCAATGGCTCAAAGGATTACTGCTACACTGCCCGAATTCGCAGCACTGTGCTGCAGGGCTTGCCCTTCGGAGGGGTGCCTACTGTCCTTGCCCTTGACTTCATGTGCTTCTTG ggcctgctgtttgtgttttccttcttACGAAAAGTAGCATGGGACTACGGGCGCCTTGCTCTGGTAACTGATGCTGACAG tgtgGCCTCAGCGATGACATCAGAAACACCTGAACGGTATGAGCGTCTTACCTCAGTTTCGAGCTCAGTTGACATTGAGCAGAGAGACACT GGCTTCTGCTCATGGCTAACAGCAATCTTCCGCATTAA AGATGAGGAGATAAGGGAGAAGTGTGGCGAGGATGCAGTGCATTACTTGTCCTTCCAGCGCCACATCATTGGCCTTCTGGTCGTGGTCGGAGTACTGTCTGTGGGCATCATTCTGCCTGTTAACTTCTCGGGGAACCTACTTG AAAACAACGCCTATAGTTTTGGGCGAACCACTATAGCAAATTTGGATGCAGA TAATACACTACTATGGCTGCACACTACTTTTGCATTCCTTTACCTGTTACTGACTGTGTACAGCATGAGACGCCACACCTCAAAGATGCACTACAAAGAGGATGACCTG gtgaAACGCACTTTATTTGTGAATGGAGTTTCGAAATATGCAGAGGAGTGGGATATAAAGCAACACTTTGA GCAAGCTTATGAAAACTGTGTCGTTCTGGAAGCTCGTATCTGTTACAATGTGGCCAGGCTGATGTATCTAAATTCAGAaag GAAGAAAACAGAGCGCAGCAAGAAATTCTTCATTGACCTGCAAACCAAGGAGCATGTTACCACCATGGTTAACCCAAAGCCCTGTGGACACCTTTGCTGTTGCATCATCAAAGGCTGTGAGCAG GAAGAAGCAGTGAGCTACTACACCAAGTTGGAAGCAAAACTCAAAGAAGAGTACAAAAAGGAGAGAGACAAGGTTAACAGCAAACCTTTAGGAATGGCCTTTGTCACCTTCCAAAATGAGTCCATAACTGCACT GATCTTGAAAGACTTCAACGCTTGCAAGTGTCAGGGCTGCCAGTGTCGCCGGGAACCCAAGAGTTCAAATTTCAGCACAAAGCTccacacacacaactggactGTCAGCTATGCTCCTCATCCACAGAATGTCTACTG GGAGCATCTGTCAGTGGGAGGATTCTCCTGGTGGATCCGCTGCTTGATCATCAACTGtgtccttttcctcctcctcttcttcctcacaACCCCAGCCATTATCATCTCCACCATGGACAAGTTCAACGTCACCAAACCAGTCGAGTACCTGAAT AATCCAATCATCACCCAGTTCTTCCCCACCCTCCTCCTGTGGTCCTTCTCTGCTTTACTTCCTACAATTGTCTACTACTCTGCATTCTTTGAGGCCCATTGGACACG GTCAGGAGAAAACAGAACCACAATGCATAAATGCTACACTTTCTTGATCTTCATGGTTCTGTTGCTGCCCTCTCTAGGACTCAGCAG CTTGGACGTTTTCTTCCGCTGGCTTTTTGACAAAAGATTTTTGGCAGATGCTAAAGTGAGATTTGA GTGTGTATTCCTTCCTGACAATGGAGCCTTCTTTGTGAATTATGTCATTGCGTCTGCGTTTATTGGTAATGCCATGGACCTGCTGAGGATCCCTGGTCTACTCATGTATATGATCCGCCTCTGCCTGGCGAGATCAGCCGCTGAGAGGAGGAACGTCAAGAGG CATCAGGCCTATGAGTTCCAGTTTGGGGCAGCATATGCATGGatgatgtgtgttttcactgtggttATGACCTACAGCATCACTTGCCCAATCATCGTTCCATTTG GGCTAATGTACATGCTGCTGAAACACTTAGCAGACAGATACAACATGTACTACGCCTATCTGCCATCCAAACTGGACAAGAAAATCCACTCTGGAGCTGTTAACCAAGTAGTGGCCGCTCCCATCCTCTGTCTCTTCTGGCTACTTTTCTTCTCCACTGTTCGCTCGG GTTTTTCTGCAGCAACATCCATGTTCACCTTTGTAGTTTTGATCATCACAATCATTATCTGCCTCTCTCATGTCTGTTTTGGACATTTTAAGTATCTCAGTGCTCACAATTACAAG ATTGACACCCAGGAGGTGGATGGGTCGGATGAGCGTCCAACATCTGCTGCTGCTACCACGAAGGCAGCA CAGATGTACATTGCTCAGGTACTTCAAGACCCAAATTCAGAAGAGAACGGTTCAGGCAGCGGCGAGGATGATGGCCAAGGGTCCTCGCAGGACGAGGAAATAATCAATGTTGAAAATGGCCTGAATGAGGACTTCCAGTCTGGTGAGGACAGTCTCATTGATAATGAAGTGCGACACTGA
- the LOC115434188 gene encoding CSC1-like protein 2 isoform X2, which translates to MLQALILIMAFSAAQGCSNSESCPTTLPPPTNGSKDYCYTARIRSTVLQGLPFGGVPTVLALDFMCFLGLLFVFSFLRKVAWDYGRLALVTDADSVDFFCVSAPHEPHRQDAYRESVASAMTSETPERYERLTSVSSSVDIEQRDTGFCSWLTAIFRIKDEEIREKCGEDAVHYLSFQRHIIGLLVVVGVLSVGIILPVNFSGNLLENNAYSFGRTTIANLDADNTLLWLHTTFAFLYLLLTVYSMRRHTSKMHYKEDDLVKRTLFVNGVSKYAEEWDIKQHFEQAYENCVVLEARICYNVARLMYLNSERKKTERSKKFFIDLQTKEHVTTMVNPKPCGHLCCCIIKGCEQEEAVSYYTKLEAKLKEEYKKERDKVNSKPLGMAFVTFQNESITALILKDFNACKCQGCQCRREPKSSNFSTKLHTHNWTVSYAPHPQNVYWEHLSVGGFSWWIRCLIINCVLFLLLFFLTTPAIIISTMDKFNVTKPVEYLNNPIITQFFPTLLLWSFSALLPTIVYYSAFFEAHWTRSGENRTTMHKCYTFLIFMVLLLPSLGLSSLDVFFRWLFDKRFLADAKVRFECVFLPDNGAFFVNYVIASAFIGNAMDLLRIPGLLMYMIRLCLARSAAERRNVKRHQAYEFQFGAAYAWMMCVFTVVMTYSITCPIIVPFGLMYMLLKHLADRYNMYYAYLPSKLDKKIHSGAVNQVVAAPILCLFWLLFFSTVRSGFSAATSMFTFVVLIITIIICLSHVCFGHFKYLSAHNYKIDTQEVDGSDERPTSAAATTKAAQMYIAQVLQDPNSEENGSGSGEDDGQGSSQDEEIINVENGLNEDFQSGEDSLIDNEVRH; encoded by the exons ATGTTACAAGCTTTGATATTAATAATGGCGTTCTCGGCGGCGCAAGGATGCTCCAATTCGGAGAGTTGTCCGACAACGCTGCCTCCGCCAACCAATGGCTCAAAGGATTACTGCTACACTGCCCGAATTCGCAGCACTGTGCTGCAGGGCTTGCCCTTCGGAGGGGTGCCTACTGTCCTTGCCCTTGACTTCATGTGCTTCTTG ggcctgctgtttgtgttttccttcttACGAAAAGTAGCATGGGACTACGGGCGCCTTGCTCTGGTAACTGATGCTGACAG CGTGGACTTCTTCTGTGTGAGCGCACCGCATGAGCCACACAGGCAGGATGCTTACAGGGAGAG tgtgGCCTCAGCGATGACATCAGAAACACCTGAACGGTATGAGCGTCTTACCTCAGTTTCGAGCTCAGTTGACATTGAGCAGAGAGACACT GGCTTCTGCTCATGGCTAACAGCAATCTTCCGCATTAA AGATGAGGAGATAAGGGAGAAGTGTGGCGAGGATGCAGTGCATTACTTGTCCTTCCAGCGCCACATCATTGGCCTTCTGGTCGTGGTCGGAGTACTGTCTGTGGGCATCATTCTGCCTGTTAACTTCTCGGGGAACCTACTTG AAAACAACGCCTATAGTTTTGGGCGAACCACTATAGCAAATTTGGATGCAGA TAATACACTACTATGGCTGCACACTACTTTTGCATTCCTTTACCTGTTACTGACTGTGTACAGCATGAGACGCCACACCTCAAAGATGCACTACAAAGAGGATGACCTG gtgaAACGCACTTTATTTGTGAATGGAGTTTCGAAATATGCAGAGGAGTGGGATATAAAGCAACACTTTGA GCAAGCTTATGAAAACTGTGTCGTTCTGGAAGCTCGTATCTGTTACAATGTGGCCAGGCTGATGTATCTAAATTCAGAaag GAAGAAAACAGAGCGCAGCAAGAAATTCTTCATTGACCTGCAAACCAAGGAGCATGTTACCACCATGGTTAACCCAAAGCCCTGTGGACACCTTTGCTGTTGCATCATCAAAGGCTGTGAGCAG GAAGAAGCAGTGAGCTACTACACCAAGTTGGAAGCAAAACTCAAAGAAGAGTACAAAAAGGAGAGAGACAAGGTTAACAGCAAACCTTTAGGAATGGCCTTTGTCACCTTCCAAAATGAGTCCATAACTGCACT GATCTTGAAAGACTTCAACGCTTGCAAGTGTCAGGGCTGCCAGTGTCGCCGGGAACCCAAGAGTTCAAATTTCAGCACAAAGCTccacacacacaactggactGTCAGCTATGCTCCTCATCCACAGAATGTCTACTG GGAGCATCTGTCAGTGGGAGGATTCTCCTGGTGGATCCGCTGCTTGATCATCAACTGtgtccttttcctcctcctcttcttcctcacaACCCCAGCCATTATCATCTCCACCATGGACAAGTTCAACGTCACCAAACCAGTCGAGTACCTGAAT AATCCAATCATCACCCAGTTCTTCCCCACCCTCCTCCTGTGGTCCTTCTCTGCTTTACTTCCTACAATTGTCTACTACTCTGCATTCTTTGAGGCCCATTGGACACG GTCAGGAGAAAACAGAACCACAATGCATAAATGCTACACTTTCTTGATCTTCATGGTTCTGTTGCTGCCCTCTCTAGGACTCAGCAG CTTGGACGTTTTCTTCCGCTGGCTTTTTGACAAAAGATTTTTGGCAGATGCTAAAGTGAGATTTGA GTGTGTATTCCTTCCTGACAATGGAGCCTTCTTTGTGAATTATGTCATTGCGTCTGCGTTTATTGGTAATGCCATGGACCTGCTGAGGATCCCTGGTCTACTCATGTATATGATCCGCCTCTGCCTGGCGAGATCAGCCGCTGAGAGGAGGAACGTCAAGAGG CATCAGGCCTATGAGTTCCAGTTTGGGGCAGCATATGCATGGatgatgtgtgttttcactgtggttATGACCTACAGCATCACTTGCCCAATCATCGTTCCATTTG GGCTAATGTACATGCTGCTGAAACACTTAGCAGACAGATACAACATGTACTACGCCTATCTGCCATCCAAACTGGACAAGAAAATCCACTCTGGAGCTGTTAACCAAGTAGTGGCCGCTCCCATCCTCTGTCTCTTCTGGCTACTTTTCTTCTCCACTGTTCGCTCGG GTTTTTCTGCAGCAACATCCATGTTCACCTTTGTAGTTTTGATCATCACAATCATTATCTGCCTCTCTCATGTCTGTTTTGGACATTTTAAGTATCTCAGTGCTCACAATTACAAG ATTGACACCCAGGAGGTGGATGGGTCGGATGAGCGTCCAACATCTGCTGCTGCTACCACGAAGGCAGCA CAGATGTACATTGCTCAGGTACTTCAAGACCCAAATTCAGAAGAGAACGGTTCAGGCAGCGGCGAGGATGATGGCCAAGGGTCCTCGCAGGACGAGGAAATAATCAATGTTGAAAATGGCCTGAATGAGGACTTCCAGTCTGGTGAGGACAGTCTCATTGATAATGAAGTGCGACACTGA
- the LOC115434188 gene encoding CSC1-like protein 2 isoform X3, translating to MLQALILIMAFSAAQGCSNSESCPTTLPPPTNGSKDYCYTARIRSTVLQGLPFGGVPTVLALDFMCFLGLLFVFSFLRKVAWDYGRLALVTDADRRMDQRYSRLDDREYVASAMTSETPERYERLTSVSSSVDIEQRDTGFCSWLTAIFRIKDEEIREKCGEDAVHYLSFQRHIIGLLVVVGVLSVGIILPVNFSGNLLENNAYSFGRTTIANLDADNTLLWLHTTFAFLYLLLTVYSMRRHTSKMHYKEDDLVKRTLFVNGVSKYAEEWDIKQHFEQAYENCVVLEARICYNVARLMYLNSERKKTERSKKFFIDLQTKEHVTTMVNPKPCGHLCCCIIKGCEQEEAVSYYTKLEAKLKEEYKKERDKVNSKPLGMAFVTFQNESITALILKDFNACKCQGCQCRREPKSSNFSTKLHTHNWTVSYAPHPQNVYWEHLSVGGFSWWIRCLIINCVLFLLLFFLTTPAIIISTMDKFNVTKPVEYLNNPIITQFFPTLLLWSFSALLPTIVYYSAFFEAHWTRSGENRTTMHKCYTFLIFMVLLLPSLGLSSLDVFFRWLFDKRFLADAKVRFECVFLPDNGAFFVNYVIASAFIGNAMDLLRIPGLLMYMIRLCLARSAAERRNVKRHQAYEFQFGAAYAWMMCVFTVVMTYSITCPIIVPFGLMYMLLKHLADRYNMYYAYLPSKLDKKIHSGAVNQVVAAPILCLFWLLFFSTVRSGFSAATSMFTFVVLIITIIICLSHVCFGHFKYLSAHNYKIDTQEVDGSDERPTSAAATTKAAQMYIAQVLQDPNSEENGSGSGEDDGQGSSQDEEIINVENGLNEDFQSGEDSLIDNEVRH from the exons ATGTTACAAGCTTTGATATTAATAATGGCGTTCTCGGCGGCGCAAGGATGCTCCAATTCGGAGAGTTGTCCGACAACGCTGCCTCCGCCAACCAATGGCTCAAAGGATTACTGCTACACTGCCCGAATTCGCAGCACTGTGCTGCAGGGCTTGCCCTTCGGAGGGGTGCCTACTGTCCTTGCCCTTGACTTCATGTGCTTCTTG ggcctgctgtttgtgttttccttcttACGAAAAGTAGCATGGGACTACGGGCGCCTTGCTCTGGTAACTGATGCTGACAG AAGAATGGATCAGCGCTACAGTCGCCTAGATGATCGGGAATA tgtgGCCTCAGCGATGACATCAGAAACACCTGAACGGTATGAGCGTCTTACCTCAGTTTCGAGCTCAGTTGACATTGAGCAGAGAGACACT GGCTTCTGCTCATGGCTAACAGCAATCTTCCGCATTAA AGATGAGGAGATAAGGGAGAAGTGTGGCGAGGATGCAGTGCATTACTTGTCCTTCCAGCGCCACATCATTGGCCTTCTGGTCGTGGTCGGAGTACTGTCTGTGGGCATCATTCTGCCTGTTAACTTCTCGGGGAACCTACTTG AAAACAACGCCTATAGTTTTGGGCGAACCACTATAGCAAATTTGGATGCAGA TAATACACTACTATGGCTGCACACTACTTTTGCATTCCTTTACCTGTTACTGACTGTGTACAGCATGAGACGCCACACCTCAAAGATGCACTACAAAGAGGATGACCTG gtgaAACGCACTTTATTTGTGAATGGAGTTTCGAAATATGCAGAGGAGTGGGATATAAAGCAACACTTTGA GCAAGCTTATGAAAACTGTGTCGTTCTGGAAGCTCGTATCTGTTACAATGTGGCCAGGCTGATGTATCTAAATTCAGAaag GAAGAAAACAGAGCGCAGCAAGAAATTCTTCATTGACCTGCAAACCAAGGAGCATGTTACCACCATGGTTAACCCAAAGCCCTGTGGACACCTTTGCTGTTGCATCATCAAAGGCTGTGAGCAG GAAGAAGCAGTGAGCTACTACACCAAGTTGGAAGCAAAACTCAAAGAAGAGTACAAAAAGGAGAGAGACAAGGTTAACAGCAAACCTTTAGGAATGGCCTTTGTCACCTTCCAAAATGAGTCCATAACTGCACT GATCTTGAAAGACTTCAACGCTTGCAAGTGTCAGGGCTGCCAGTGTCGCCGGGAACCCAAGAGTTCAAATTTCAGCACAAAGCTccacacacacaactggactGTCAGCTATGCTCCTCATCCACAGAATGTCTACTG GGAGCATCTGTCAGTGGGAGGATTCTCCTGGTGGATCCGCTGCTTGATCATCAACTGtgtccttttcctcctcctcttcttcctcacaACCCCAGCCATTATCATCTCCACCATGGACAAGTTCAACGTCACCAAACCAGTCGAGTACCTGAAT AATCCAATCATCACCCAGTTCTTCCCCACCCTCCTCCTGTGGTCCTTCTCTGCTTTACTTCCTACAATTGTCTACTACTCTGCATTCTTTGAGGCCCATTGGACACG GTCAGGAGAAAACAGAACCACAATGCATAAATGCTACACTTTCTTGATCTTCATGGTTCTGTTGCTGCCCTCTCTAGGACTCAGCAG CTTGGACGTTTTCTTCCGCTGGCTTTTTGACAAAAGATTTTTGGCAGATGCTAAAGTGAGATTTGA GTGTGTATTCCTTCCTGACAATGGAGCCTTCTTTGTGAATTATGTCATTGCGTCTGCGTTTATTGGTAATGCCATGGACCTGCTGAGGATCCCTGGTCTACTCATGTATATGATCCGCCTCTGCCTGGCGAGATCAGCCGCTGAGAGGAGGAACGTCAAGAGG CATCAGGCCTATGAGTTCCAGTTTGGGGCAGCATATGCATGGatgatgtgtgttttcactgtggttATGACCTACAGCATCACTTGCCCAATCATCGTTCCATTTG GGCTAATGTACATGCTGCTGAAACACTTAGCAGACAGATACAACATGTACTACGCCTATCTGCCATCCAAACTGGACAAGAAAATCCACTCTGGAGCTGTTAACCAAGTAGTGGCCGCTCCCATCCTCTGTCTCTTCTGGCTACTTTTCTTCTCCACTGTTCGCTCGG GTTTTTCTGCAGCAACATCCATGTTCACCTTTGTAGTTTTGATCATCACAATCATTATCTGCCTCTCTCATGTCTGTTTTGGACATTTTAAGTATCTCAGTGCTCACAATTACAAG ATTGACACCCAGGAGGTGGATGGGTCGGATGAGCGTCCAACATCTGCTGCTGCTACCACGAAGGCAGCA CAGATGTACATTGCTCAGGTACTTCAAGACCCAAATTCAGAAGAGAACGGTTCAGGCAGCGGCGAGGATGATGGCCAAGGGTCCTCGCAGGACGAGGAAATAATCAATGTTGAAAATGGCCTGAATGAGGACTTCCAGTCTGGTGAGGACAGTCTCATTGATAATGAAGTGCGACACTGA
- the LOC115434188 gene encoding CSC1-like protein 2 isoform X1 → MLQALILIMAFSAAQGCSNSESCPTTLPPPTNGSKDYCYTARIRSTVLQGLPFGGVPTVLALDFMCFLGLLFVFSFLRKVAWDYGRLALVTDADRRMDQRYSRLDDREYVDFFCVSAPHEPHRQDAYRESVASAMTSETPERYERLTSVSSSVDIEQRDTGFCSWLTAIFRIKDEEIREKCGEDAVHYLSFQRHIIGLLVVVGVLSVGIILPVNFSGNLLENNAYSFGRTTIANLDADNTLLWLHTTFAFLYLLLTVYSMRRHTSKMHYKEDDLVKRTLFVNGVSKYAEEWDIKQHFEQAYENCVVLEARICYNVARLMYLNSERKKTERSKKFFIDLQTKEHVTTMVNPKPCGHLCCCIIKGCEQEEAVSYYTKLEAKLKEEYKKERDKVNSKPLGMAFVTFQNESITALILKDFNACKCQGCQCRREPKSSNFSTKLHTHNWTVSYAPHPQNVYWEHLSVGGFSWWIRCLIINCVLFLLLFFLTTPAIIISTMDKFNVTKPVEYLNNPIITQFFPTLLLWSFSALLPTIVYYSAFFEAHWTRSGENRTTMHKCYTFLIFMVLLLPSLGLSSLDVFFRWLFDKRFLADAKVRFECVFLPDNGAFFVNYVIASAFIGNAMDLLRIPGLLMYMIRLCLARSAAERRNVKRHQAYEFQFGAAYAWMMCVFTVVMTYSITCPIIVPFGLMYMLLKHLADRYNMYYAYLPSKLDKKIHSGAVNQVVAAPILCLFWLLFFSTVRSGFSAATSMFTFVVLIITIIICLSHVCFGHFKYLSAHNYKIDTQEVDGSDERPTSAAATTKAAQMYIAQVLQDPNSEENGSGSGEDDGQGSSQDEEIINVENGLNEDFQSGEDSLIDNEVRH, encoded by the exons ATGTTACAAGCTTTGATATTAATAATGGCGTTCTCGGCGGCGCAAGGATGCTCCAATTCGGAGAGTTGTCCGACAACGCTGCCTCCGCCAACCAATGGCTCAAAGGATTACTGCTACACTGCCCGAATTCGCAGCACTGTGCTGCAGGGCTTGCCCTTCGGAGGGGTGCCTACTGTCCTTGCCCTTGACTTCATGTGCTTCTTG ggcctgctgtttgtgttttccttcttACGAAAAGTAGCATGGGACTACGGGCGCCTTGCTCTGGTAACTGATGCTGACAG AAGAATGGATCAGCGCTACAGTCGCCTAGATGATCGGGAATA CGTGGACTTCTTCTGTGTGAGCGCACCGCATGAGCCACACAGGCAGGATGCTTACAGGGAGAG tgtgGCCTCAGCGATGACATCAGAAACACCTGAACGGTATGAGCGTCTTACCTCAGTTTCGAGCTCAGTTGACATTGAGCAGAGAGACACT GGCTTCTGCTCATGGCTAACAGCAATCTTCCGCATTAA AGATGAGGAGATAAGGGAGAAGTGTGGCGAGGATGCAGTGCATTACTTGTCCTTCCAGCGCCACATCATTGGCCTTCTGGTCGTGGTCGGAGTACTGTCTGTGGGCATCATTCTGCCTGTTAACTTCTCGGGGAACCTACTTG AAAACAACGCCTATAGTTTTGGGCGAACCACTATAGCAAATTTGGATGCAGA TAATACACTACTATGGCTGCACACTACTTTTGCATTCCTTTACCTGTTACTGACTGTGTACAGCATGAGACGCCACACCTCAAAGATGCACTACAAAGAGGATGACCTG gtgaAACGCACTTTATTTGTGAATGGAGTTTCGAAATATGCAGAGGAGTGGGATATAAAGCAACACTTTGA GCAAGCTTATGAAAACTGTGTCGTTCTGGAAGCTCGTATCTGTTACAATGTGGCCAGGCTGATGTATCTAAATTCAGAaag GAAGAAAACAGAGCGCAGCAAGAAATTCTTCATTGACCTGCAAACCAAGGAGCATGTTACCACCATGGTTAACCCAAAGCCCTGTGGACACCTTTGCTGTTGCATCATCAAAGGCTGTGAGCAG GAAGAAGCAGTGAGCTACTACACCAAGTTGGAAGCAAAACTCAAAGAAGAGTACAAAAAGGAGAGAGACAAGGTTAACAGCAAACCTTTAGGAATGGCCTTTGTCACCTTCCAAAATGAGTCCATAACTGCACT GATCTTGAAAGACTTCAACGCTTGCAAGTGTCAGGGCTGCCAGTGTCGCCGGGAACCCAAGAGTTCAAATTTCAGCACAAAGCTccacacacacaactggactGTCAGCTATGCTCCTCATCCACAGAATGTCTACTG GGAGCATCTGTCAGTGGGAGGATTCTCCTGGTGGATCCGCTGCTTGATCATCAACTGtgtccttttcctcctcctcttcttcctcacaACCCCAGCCATTATCATCTCCACCATGGACAAGTTCAACGTCACCAAACCAGTCGAGTACCTGAAT AATCCAATCATCACCCAGTTCTTCCCCACCCTCCTCCTGTGGTCCTTCTCTGCTTTACTTCCTACAATTGTCTACTACTCTGCATTCTTTGAGGCCCATTGGACACG GTCAGGAGAAAACAGAACCACAATGCATAAATGCTACACTTTCTTGATCTTCATGGTTCTGTTGCTGCCCTCTCTAGGACTCAGCAG CTTGGACGTTTTCTTCCGCTGGCTTTTTGACAAAAGATTTTTGGCAGATGCTAAAGTGAGATTTGA GTGTGTATTCCTTCCTGACAATGGAGCCTTCTTTGTGAATTATGTCATTGCGTCTGCGTTTATTGGTAATGCCATGGACCTGCTGAGGATCCCTGGTCTACTCATGTATATGATCCGCCTCTGCCTGGCGAGATCAGCCGCTGAGAGGAGGAACGTCAAGAGG CATCAGGCCTATGAGTTCCAGTTTGGGGCAGCATATGCATGGatgatgtgtgttttcactgtggttATGACCTACAGCATCACTTGCCCAATCATCGTTCCATTTG GGCTAATGTACATGCTGCTGAAACACTTAGCAGACAGATACAACATGTACTACGCCTATCTGCCATCCAAACTGGACAAGAAAATCCACTCTGGAGCTGTTAACCAAGTAGTGGCCGCTCCCATCCTCTGTCTCTTCTGGCTACTTTTCTTCTCCACTGTTCGCTCGG GTTTTTCTGCAGCAACATCCATGTTCACCTTTGTAGTTTTGATCATCACAATCATTATCTGCCTCTCTCATGTCTGTTTTGGACATTTTAAGTATCTCAGTGCTCACAATTACAAG ATTGACACCCAGGAGGTGGATGGGTCGGATGAGCGTCCAACATCTGCTGCTGCTACCACGAAGGCAGCA CAGATGTACATTGCTCAGGTACTTCAAGACCCAAATTCAGAAGAGAACGGTTCAGGCAGCGGCGAGGATGATGGCCAAGGGTCCTCGCAGGACGAGGAAATAATCAATGTTGAAAATGGCCTGAATGAGGACTTCCAGTCTGGTGAGGACAGTCTCATTGATAATGAAGTGCGACACTGA